The following are encoded together in the Micromonospora lupini genome:
- a CDS encoding cobalamin B12-binding domain-containing protein, whose product MSSRIRVVVAKPGLDGHDRGAKVVARALRDAGMEVVYTGLHQTPEQIVETAIQEDADAVGLSVLSGAHMTLFRRVLELLGERDARDIVVFGGGIIPNGDIPELEKLGVAKIFTPGATTQAIVEWVRQNVAQPVA is encoded by the coding sequence ATGAGCTCTCGTATTCGGGTCGTCGTCGCGAAGCCCGGTCTGGACGGTCACGACCGTGGCGCGAAGGTCGTCGCACGCGCCCTGCGCGACGCGGGGATGGAGGTCGTCTACACCGGCCTGCACCAGACGCCCGAGCAGATCGTGGAGACGGCCATCCAGGAGGACGCCGACGCCGTCGGTCTCTCCGTGCTCTCCGGCGCGCACATGACGCTCTTCCGTCGCGTGCTGGAACTGCTGGGCGAGCGCGACGCCCGGGACATCGTCGTCTTCGGCGGCGGCATCATTCCCAACGGCGACATCCCCGAGCTGGAGAAGCTGGGCGTCGCGAAGATCTTCACGCCGGGCGCCACCACGCAGGCGATCGTCGAGTGGGTCCGGCAGAACGTCGCCCAGCCGGTCGCCTGA